In the Lysinibacillus sp. PLM2 genome, one interval contains:
- the yisL gene encoding UPF0344 protein YisL, whose protein sequence is MGFLTDSTHLHITTWVIGLILFFIAATGISKSKGIHMVLRLFYILILISGGALFFKWRVNFEYDIKFLLGILLIAMMEMILVRQAKNKPTNVFWVLFFIFLFATLFFGLRLQMGFDLF, encoded by the coding sequence ATGGGTTTCTTAACTGACTCAACACATTTACACATTACAACATGGGTAATCGGTTTAATTTTATTTTTCATAGCAGCTACTGGCATCTCTAAATCTAAAGGGATCCACATGGTATTAAGATTATTTTATATTTTAATTTTAATAAGCGGTGGCGCATTATTCTTCAAATGGCGAGTGAATTTTGAGTATGATATTAAATTTTTACTAGGTATTCTGTTAATAGCAATGATGGAAATGATTTTAGTCCGTCAAGCGAAAAACAAGCCTACGAATGTATTCTGGGTATTATTCTTCATTTTCCTATTTGCAACATTATTCTTTGGATTAAGACTTCAAATGGGATTCGATTTATTCTAA
- the addA gene encoding ATP-dependent helicase/nuclease subunit A, translated as MRAIPSKGPDVTWTDEQWKAIWATGQDTLVSAAAGSGKTAVLINRMIEKVIANENPIDVDELLVVTFTNASAAEMRHRLSEALEKEIAKDPRNQHLRRQLSLVNKAQISTLHSFCLSIVRQYAYLLDIDPGFRIANEGESSLLRDDVLAEVLEEAYDNKDEAKVNAVYRLVDSFTSDRDDQAIETLIDRLYETSRVHPKPSEWLKSLPKQYKLPADATIDQLPYIEHVKNAVKFSLQEAFAYIVDMRELALKPDGPAPYGETAELDFILIQEGIRRVTNGTWQELYDYFASLKWSTLARVKKDSCDPDLQDLAKKKRDHAKKIMTQIKDSFFTRTPARLLEEIRIMAPLIETLVELTENYGKKFRAAKLERGLVDFSDLEHYALQILADVENGELQPSEVAKEFQQKFKEVLVDEYQDTNMLQETILQLVKSGDEATGNLFMVGDVKQSIYRFRLAEPMLFLNKYLTFEDDPKNTGLKIDLNANFRSRKEVLHGTNYVFQQIMGKAVGEIDYDEKAELKPGAPYDDIETPVEFVVLYEEQEEETSSNENETTEVDIVTEEEIAKSQQEARYIISRIKELIESGATVYNAKEKDPAKRMRPIRYSDIVILMRSMTWSADLVEEFKSAGIPLYAESSKGYFEALEVMVMLNVLKIVDNPYQDIPLASALRAPFVGLTENELATIRLAKKNVPFYESVKTFVREERSGLNGNTAEKLHQFLIQLEEWRNMARRGSLSDLIWRIYLDTNYYEMVGAMANGKQRQANLRTLHDRALMYEKSSFRGLFRFLRFIDRMRLRGDDLGVAKSIGEKDDVVRLETIHSSKGLEYPVVFVAGLGRSFNQMDFSNTYLFDQQYGLAVKAIDPDNRIIYTSLPFLAMKEKKILEMKAEEMRILYVAMTRAKERLILVGSVKNWEKTRDEWCEIGHLSEQSMLPEYLRARAKNYLDWIGPAVARHECFASFHNGKYNAISHPSKWMISAIPNEAFLNTLSKNDDSISDDVIHQPVDENILYELKKRFTAKYPFEHSTRKKSKTSVTEIKRIENLQREEEQDEWIAESHELNQQKTNTIAKRPMFLQQKSLSSTEMGTAVHTVMQHIPKEGLHTVEEINRFLQGLVDKQLLTEEEVHVIEPDKIIQFFESPIGKRFIHAKQLHREIPFTLSRTDEEGDSQIVQGIIDCLFLDEEGKWVLLDYKTDKILPKFKDEPSLIKEMTNRYGVQLRIYSEAVEAVLDVNVDEKVIYLYNAQKEIQL; from the coding sequence ATGCGAGCGATACCTTCTAAAGGGCCAGATGTAACATGGACGGACGAGCAATGGAAAGCAATATGGGCTACAGGACAAGATACGCTTGTATCAGCTGCTGCTGGCTCTGGAAAAACAGCAGTTCTGATTAATCGTATGATTGAAAAAGTTATTGCAAATGAAAATCCTATTGATGTAGATGAATTGCTTGTTGTGACCTTTACAAATGCATCTGCAGCGGAAATGCGCCATCGTTTGAGTGAGGCTTTAGAAAAAGAAATAGCGAAAGACCCACGTAATCAGCATTTACGTCGTCAATTAAGCTTAGTAAATAAAGCGCAAATCTCCACTTTGCATTCATTCTGTTTATCCATAGTACGTCAGTATGCCTATTTACTTGATATTGATCCGGGATTCCGTATTGCAAATGAAGGGGAATCATCATTATTAAGAGATGATGTTTTAGCAGAAGTATTGGAAGAAGCTTACGATAATAAGGATGAAGCAAAAGTAAATGCCGTGTATCGTTTGGTAGATAGCTTCACATCAGATAGGGACGATCAAGCGATTGAGACATTGATTGATCGACTTTACGAGACTTCTCGTGTTCATCCTAAGCCGTCTGAATGGTTAAAATCTTTACCTAAACAATACAAGCTACCAGCTGATGCAACAATTGATCAATTACCTTACATTGAGCATGTAAAAAATGCAGTGAAGTTTAGTTTGCAAGAGGCCTTTGCTTATATTGTAGATATGCGTGAGCTTGCATTAAAGCCAGATGGTCCTGCTCCTTATGGCGAAACTGCTGAATTGGATTTTATACTGATTCAAGAGGGAATCCGCAGAGTTACTAATGGTACATGGCAGGAATTATATGACTATTTCGCTTCTTTAAAATGGTCAACTCTTGCAAGAGTAAAAAAAGATAGCTGTGATCCAGATTTACAAGATTTAGCAAAGAAAAAAAGAGATCATGCTAAAAAGATAATGACTCAAATAAAAGATTCATTTTTTACGAGAACACCTGCGAGATTGTTAGAAGAAATTCGTATAATGGCACCGTTAATCGAAACGTTAGTAGAGTTAACTGAAAACTACGGTAAAAAGTTTCGAGCAGCAAAGCTTGAGCGCGGATTAGTCGATTTTTCTGATTTGGAGCATTATGCTCTTCAAATATTAGCTGACGTTGAAAATGGTGAACTTCAGCCATCAGAAGTAGCGAAGGAATTTCAACAAAAATTTAAAGAAGTACTAGTGGATGAATACCAAGATACGAATATGCTGCAAGAAACGATATTACAGCTTGTGAAAAGCGGAGATGAAGCAACGGGTAATTTATTTATGGTAGGGGATGTAAAGCAATCCATCTATCGATTCCGATTAGCTGAACCAATGCTTTTCTTAAACAAATACTTAACATTTGAAGACGATCCAAAGAATACTGGGTTAAAAATTGATTTAAATGCAAACTTCCGAAGTCGTAAAGAAGTACTACATGGGACAAACTATGTTTTCCAACAAATTATGGGGAAGGCTGTTGGGGAAATAGATTACGATGAAAAAGCGGAGTTAAAGCCTGGAGCGCCCTATGATGATATTGAAACACCAGTGGAATTTGTTGTTTTGTATGAAGAACAAGAAGAAGAGACTTCAAGCAACGAAAATGAAACGACTGAAGTAGATATTGTAACGGAAGAGGAAATTGCAAAATCTCAACAAGAGGCTCGCTATATTATAAGTAGAATTAAAGAGCTAATCGAAAGTGGCGCAACGGTTTACAACGCGAAAGAAAAAGATCCGGCAAAACGAATGAGACCTATACGATATAGTGACATTGTCATTTTAATGCGTTCTATGACTTGGTCTGCAGATTTAGTAGAAGAATTTAAGTCAGCGGGTATACCTCTTTATGCAGAATCTTCAAAGGGATACTTTGAGGCATTAGAAGTGATGGTCATGCTAAACGTATTAAAAATTGTAGATAATCCATATCAGGATATCCCATTAGCCTCTGCATTGCGAGCGCCCTTTGTTGGTTTGACGGAAAATGAGCTAGCAACAATTCGACTAGCAAAAAAGAATGTTCCTTTTTATGAATCAGTAAAAACATTTGTCCGGGAGGAACGCTCAGGTTTAAATGGAAATACAGCTGAGAAGCTACATCAATTTCTAATTCAATTAGAAGAATGGCGGAATATGGCTCGTCGTGGATCGTTATCAGATCTAATTTGGAGAATATATTTAGATACGAATTATTATGAAATGGTCGGTGCGATGGCCAATGGAAAACAAAGACAAGCAAACTTACGTACATTACATGACCGCGCATTAATGTATGAGAAATCATCATTCCGAGGATTATTCCGTTTCCTACGATTTATTGATCGAATGCGTTTGAGAGGGGATGATTTAGGAGTCGCTAAATCCATTGGTGAGAAGGATGATGTCGTTCGATTAGAAACGATTCACTCATCAAAAGGGCTAGAATATCCTGTTGTATTTGTAGCAGGGCTTGGTCGTAGCTTTAACCAAATGGACTTTTCCAATACTTATTTGTTTGATCAGCAATATGGACTTGCTGTAAAAGCAATAGATCCTGACAATCGTATCATCTATACTTCCCTGCCATTTTTAGCAATGAAAGAAAAGAAAATTTTAGAAATGAAAGCGGAGGAAATGCGAATTTTATACGTGGCAATGACACGTGCAAAGGAAAGACTCATTTTAGTTGGTTCAGTGAAAAATTGGGAGAAAACAAGAGATGAATGGTGTGAGATTGGACATCTTTCAGAGCAATCAATGCTCCCAGAATATTTGAGAGCTCGTGCGAAAAATTATTTAGACTGGATTGGCCCAGCAGTAGCTCGTCATGAATGTTTTGCATCCTTTCATAATGGAAAATACAATGCAATCTCACATCCTTCAAAATGGATGATTTCGGCTATTCCCAATGAAGCATTTTTAAATACACTTTCTAAAAATGATGACTCTATATCAGACGATGTAATTCATCAACCAGTCGATGAAAATATTTTATATGAATTGAAAAAACGATTTACTGCCAAATATCCATTTGAGCATTCGACAAGGAAAAAATCGAAAACAAGTGTTACGGAGATTAAACGTATTGAAAATCTACAGCGGGAAGAAGAGCAAGATGAGTGGATTGCAGAAAGTCATGAGTTGAATCAACAGAAAACGAATACTATTGCTAAAAGACCTATGTTTTTACAACAAAAATCTTTATCTAGCACAGAAATGGGGACAGCTGTTCATACAGTGATGCAGCATATACCAAAAGAAGGGCTACATACGGTAGAAGAAATTAATCGATTCCTTCAAGGACTAGTAGATAAACAGCTGCTTACGGAAGAAGAGGTTCATGTAATTGAACCGGATAAAATTATACAGTTTTTTGAATCGCCGATTGGCAAACGGTTTATTCATGCAAAACAATTACACCGTGAGATACCTTTCACTTTATCAAGAACAGATGAAGAAGGGGATTCGCAAATTGTCCAAGGGATTATAGACTGTTTATTCCTTGATGAAGAGGGTAAGTGGGTATTGCTTGATTATAAGACGGATAAAATCCTCCCTAAATTTAAAGATGAACCTTCTTTGATAAAAGAAATGACTAACAGATATGGAGTACAGCTACGTATTTACAGTGAGGCTGTAGAAGCAGTACTAGATGTAAATGTTGATGAAAAAGTGATTTATTTATACAATGCGCAGAAGGAAATTCAACTTTAA
- a CDS encoding alpha-amylase produces the protein MKFNKWISVLAATVLATSLTVTPVAKAEDTKTIADESIYDLLVDRYFNGTDKNDLNVNAQDPTQFAGGDFNGILQKLSLIKDMGFTIVSLGPVFATEKYDGTLSTSYSEFEPHFGTAEEFTNLVTTLKQKNMRVMIDFPLTNVSENHEWTKDPEKEDWIVGTSNGLVRWDLKNEEVQQALINAAVEFVSTYHVGGIRLTNLDIADAQFLNEMISAIKAVDDSIYIISDEESDANFDATYFDDTTEMFRSIYKNVDQDSSEQLKYIEPFLNGNAKPTQIMFDNINTDRFIMDVEAYPPTRLKVAIASTLLLPGLPVMQYGTEIAMNGAVGPESHQLYNFRTDEELVDFIENIQLLKNSSDTLRGGEFKLLKNENGLLAFMRTSEEEKWIVVINNTSKTKRIDIPKDLVGEGKEIQAMLDSEVVRVNNENVYPLALDREVVEIYQVIDERGINIPYLVALGFVYLIFISFIVALMRRAKRNRKNETTENQN, from the coding sequence TTGAAATTTAATAAATGGATTAGCGTATTAGCAGCAACTGTACTTGCAACATCCTTAACGGTAACTCCTGTCGCAAAAGCTGAAGATACGAAAACAATAGCAGATGAAAGTATATATGATTTATTAGTTGACCGTTATTTTAATGGTACAGATAAAAATGATTTAAATGTAAATGCACAAGATCCAACACAATTTGCTGGTGGAGATTTTAATGGTATTTTGCAAAAACTATCTTTAATTAAAGATATGGGATTTACGATTGTTTCACTAGGTCCAGTATTTGCAACAGAGAAATATGATGGAACTCTTTCAACAAGCTATTCTGAATTTGAACCTCATTTTGGGACGGCTGAGGAATTTACTAATTTGGTAACGACTTTAAAGCAAAAGAATATGCGAGTAATGATTGATTTCCCATTAACAAATGTTAGCGAAAATCACGAATGGACAAAAGATCCAGAAAAAGAAGATTGGATTGTTGGCACATCAAATGGGCTAGTGCGTTGGGACTTGAAAAATGAAGAAGTTCAACAAGCACTTATTAATGCGGCTGTGGAATTTGTAAGTACATATCATGTAGGCGGTATTCGTTTAACGAACCTTGATATTGCAGATGCACAATTTTTAAATGAGATGATTTCAGCCATTAAAGCTGTAGATGATTCCATTTATATCATTTCAGATGAAGAAAGCGACGCAAATTTCGATGCAACTTATTTTGATGATACAACTGAAATGTTCCGTTCGATTTATAAAAATGTAGACCAAGATTCTTCGGAGCAGTTGAAATATATTGAACCATTTCTAAACGGTAATGCAAAGCCTACTCAAATTATGTTCGACAATATTAATACAGATCGTTTTATAATGGATGTAGAAGCATATCCACCAACTCGTTTAAAGGTGGCCATTGCTTCCACGTTATTGCTACCAGGACTTCCAGTTATGCAATATGGTACTGAGATTGCAATGAATGGTGCTGTTGGACCAGAATCACATCAGTTATATAATTTCAGAACTGATGAAGAACTGGTGGATTTTATCGAAAATATTCAGCTGTTAAAGAATAGTTCCGATACACTCCGTGGTGGAGAGTTTAAATTGCTAAAAAATGAAAATGGACTTTTAGCATTTATGCGCACATCAGAAGAGGAGAAATGGATTGTTGTAATTAATAACACAAGTAAAACGAAAAGAATCGACATTCCAAAGGATTTAGTTGGAGAAGGTAAAGAGATTCAGGCGATGCTAGATAGTGAAGTTGTGCGAGTGAACAATGAAAATGTTTACCCACTTGCTTTAGATCGAGAAGTTGTAGAGATTTACCAAGTGATCGATGAGAGAGGCATTAATATTCCATATCTAGTTGCTTTAGGATTCGTTTATCTCATTTTTATCTCATTTATCGTTGCATTAATGAGAAGAGCAAAACGAAATCGAAAGAATGAAACTACTGAAAATCAAAACTAA
- the oppC_1 gene encoding peptide ABC transporter permease has product MVSITNRQKDKSNVVNSTPTGMEVIMREFKKDRLALFSLIAMIIVISVVFVWSLFIDQESLMRVSLKDRFAPPGGDFLLGADSGGRDILGQLIIGARNSLGIAIAITFITGCFGVIIGLICGYFGGWIDQIVMRIIDFFVTIPSLMLIIVFITIIPKYTIFSFILIMSLFLWTGTARVVRSKALSESKRDYVLASKTLGTNDLVIIFREIVPNLSSILIVELTLNFAGNVGIETGLTYLGFGLPPTTPSLGTLVSYANNPLIIQEYWWLWLPASLFILFMMLGINYVGQALRRSADAQQRLG; this is encoded by the coding sequence ATGGTAAGTATAACGAATAGACAAAAGGATAAGTCTAATGTTGTAAACTCTACTCCTACAGGAATGGAAGTCATTATGAGAGAGTTTAAGAAAGATAGACTTGCACTATTCTCATTAATTGCAATGATTATTGTGATTTCAGTTGTATTTGTGTGGTCACTCTTTATTGATCAAGAATCATTAATGCGCGTTAGTTTAAAGGATCGATTTGCACCTCCAGGGGGAGATTTTCTCCTTGGAGCTGATTCAGGAGGGCGAGATATACTTGGGCAACTGATTATTGGTGCTAGGAATTCATTAGGGATTGCGATTGCCATTACGTTTATAACGGGCTGTTTTGGGGTAATTATAGGGCTCATTTGTGGGTATTTCGGCGGTTGGATCGATCAAATTGTAATGAGAATTATTGATTTCTTTGTAACGATTCCATCTTTAATGTTAATCATTGTGTTCATAACAATCATCCCTAAATACACGATTTTCTCTTTTATCTTGATTATGAGCTTGTTTTTATGGACAGGCACTGCAAGGGTAGTTCGTTCAAAGGCATTGTCTGAAAGTAAACGGGATTACGTCTTAGCTTCAAAAACCCTTGGCACAAATGATCTAGTCATTATTTTCCGTGAAATCGTACCAAATTTAAGCTCTATTTTAATCGTTGAACTAACTTTAAATTTTGCTGGAAATGTTGGCATTGAGACTGGTCTAACGTATTTAGGGTTTGGTCTTCCTCCAACAACACCTTCACTCGGAACTTTGGTTAGCTATGCCAATAATCCGTTAATCATTCAAGAATATTGGTGGCTATGGTTACCAGCATCTTTATTTATTTTATTTATGATGCTTGGGATTAACTATGTTGGACAAGCACTTCGACGTTCGGCTGACGCGCAACAACGCTTAGGCTAA
- the oppD_1 gene encoding dipeptide/oligopeptide/nickel ABC transporter ATP-binding protein: MKTGNELLRIKDLHTGFRIQDTYYDAVDHVSLTLRKNEVLAIVGESGCGKSTLASSIIGLHDHEKVRIRGDILYNDKNIATMSEDELNKIRGVEISMIFQDPLSALNPLMRIGDQIEEGLSYHTSLTKSERNKYVLELLHQVGIPDSKRVAKQFPHQLSGGMRQRVMIAIAISCKPQIIIADEPTTALDVTIQSQILDLLLNLKSETNAGILLITHDLGVVAEVANRVAVMYAGEIIEEAPVEKLFKNPRHPYTRSLFHSVPQMNSHNGRLNVIQGIVPSLIHLPRKGCRFAPRIPWISEEAHEENPVLHEISPGHFVRCTCWKHFYLS; encoded by the coding sequence TTGAAAACAGGTAATGAGCTTTTAAGGATAAAAGATTTACATACTGGTTTTCGAATTCAAGATACTTATTATGATGCAGTTGATCATGTATCTTTAACTCTTCGAAAAAATGAAGTGCTTGCTATCGTAGGAGAATCTGGCTGCGGCAAGAGCACCCTTGCCAGTTCTATTATTGGACTGCATGACCATGAAAAAGTACGAATACGAGGTGACATTCTCTATAACGATAAAAATATAGCAACCATGTCAGAGGATGAGCTAAATAAAATACGCGGTGTAGAAATTAGTATGATTTTTCAGGATCCTTTATCTGCTTTAAATCCATTGATGCGTATTGGTGATCAAATAGAAGAGGGGTTATCGTATCATACTAGTTTAACGAAGTCTGAACGAAATAAATATGTACTTGAATTATTACATCAAGTTGGGATACCAGATTCAAAAAGAGTAGCAAAGCAATTTCCTCATCAGCTTTCAGGCGGCATGAGACAAAGAGTAATGATAGCCATTGCAATTTCATGTAAACCTCAAATTATTATAGCGGATGAACCAACAACCGCATTGGACGTGACGATTCAATCGCAAATTTTAGATTTACTATTAAATTTAAAAAGCGAAACGAACGCGGGAATATTACTTATTACACATGACTTAGGGGTAGTGGCGGAAGTAGCTAATCGTGTTGCAGTCATGTATGCAGGAGAAATTATTGAGGAGGCACCAGTAGAAAAGTTGTTTAAAAATCCAAGGCATCCATATACACGTTCATTATTTCATTCAGTTCCACAAATGAATAGTCATAATGGGCGATTGAATGTCATACAAGGGATTGTTCCATCATTGATTCATCTTCCCAGAAAGGGCTGCCGCTTTGCACCAAGAATTCCTTGGATATCGGAAGAAGCTCATGAAGAAAATCCAGTACTACATGAGATATCACCAGGACATTTTGTTCGATGTACTTGCTGGAAGCATTTCTATCTTAGTTAG
- a CDS encoding fumarylacetoacetate hydrolase family protein, which produces MKILSFKLNGEVKFGPKVKKEEAVWDVVAIQRDLNVLPKFSTNIIDGIALGFDFVEQIRKLVKAAEQSTSTDQYKLSFSEIEWLSPVPRTPKNIICIGKNYDEHAKEMGAEAAPKNLLVFTKAATSIAADEQVLPIHSTKTNSLDYEGELAVVIGKVGRDIPKNQAYDYIFGYTIANDITARDLQERHVQFFLGKTLDGTCPMGPYLVTKDEIPDPQKLTIVTKVNGEIRQNGSTRDMMFPVDELISTLSKYVTLEPGDVILTGTPEGVGKGMKPPTFLKAGDEVKISIEGIGTLSNRFE; this is translated from the coding sequence ATGAAGATTTTGTCTTTTAAATTGAATGGTGAAGTGAAATTTGGACCGAAAGTCAAAAAAGAAGAAGCTGTCTGGGATGTAGTTGCTATTCAACGTGATTTAAATGTTTTACCAAAATTCTCTACAAATATTATCGATGGAATTGCTCTTGGTTTCGACTTTGTTGAACAAATTAGAAAACTTGTTAAAGCAGCGGAACAATCTACTTCGACTGATCAATATAAACTGTCATTTTCTGAAATAGAATGGTTATCTCCTGTTCCAAGAACTCCTAAAAATATTATTTGTATTGGAAAAAATTATGATGAACATGCAAAGGAAATGGGTGCAGAAGCAGCTCCAAAGAACTTATTAGTATTTACAAAGGCAGCAACTTCGATTGCAGCAGATGAACAGGTGTTGCCAATACATTCAACGAAAACAAATTCTCTAGATTATGAAGGGGAGCTTGCTGTTGTTATAGGAAAAGTAGGTAGAGACATTCCTAAAAACCAAGCCTATGATTATATCTTTGGATATACAATTGCAAATGATATTACAGCACGTGATCTACAAGAACGTCATGTTCAATTCTTTTTAGGTAAAACATTAGATGGTACTTGTCCAATGGGTCCTTATTTAGTGACAAAAGATGAAATACCAGATCCACAAAAATTAACAATCGTAACGAAAGTTAATGGGGAGATTCGTCAAAATGGTTCAACAAGAGATATGATGTTCCCAGTTGATGAATTAATCTCGACTTTATCGAAATATGTCACATTAGAGCCTGGTGATGTGATTTTAACAGGTACACCTGAAGGAGTAGGGAAAGGCATGAAGCCACCAACTTTCTTAAAAGCTGGTGATGAAGTGAAAATTTCCATCGAAGGAATTGGTACATTATCTAATCGCTTTGAATAA
- the oppF gene encoding ABC transporter ATP-binding protein, whose protein sequence is MFMKIERLKVYYPIRGGFFNRVIDHIYAVDGISMEFERGKTYGLVGESGCGKSTTGKAIMGLEKVTSGKIYYEGEDVTNKRRDRKSSYCRDVQMIFQDSQSSLNPRKRVYEILAEPIRNFLKLSPTEERRKIYELLTIVGMPEDSQFKYPHEFSGGQKQRLGIARAIATNPKIIIADEPVSALDLSVQAQVLNFMKDIQNEYGLSYIFISHDLGVVKHMCDYIAIMYKGRFVETGTKKDIYSNPQHIYTKRLLSAIPEASPVGREKRKRERIVLEHTYQKLRNQSFDDKGRVFDLVPITKTHFVAASPH, encoded by the coding sequence ATGTTTATGAAAATTGAGCGATTAAAAGTTTACTATCCTATTCGAGGTGGGTTTTTTAATAGAGTAATTGATCATATATATGCTGTTGATGGAATAAGTATGGAATTTGAGAGAGGAAAAACCTATGGACTAGTGGGTGAATCTGGATGTGGAAAATCTACGACCGGTAAAGCAATCATGGGACTGGAAAAAGTCACTTCCGGGAAAATTTACTATGAAGGTGAAGATGTTACGAACAAGCGTCGTGATAGAAAATCCTCCTATTGCCGGGACGTTCAAATGATATTCCAAGACTCTCAATCAAGCTTAAATCCAAGAAAGCGAGTTTATGAGATTCTGGCTGAACCAATACGGAATTTTTTAAAGCTTTCTCCAACAGAAGAGAGACGAAAAATTTACGAGCTCCTTACTATTGTCGGCATGCCTGAAGACTCTCAATTTAAATATCCACATGAATTCTCTGGAGGACAGAAACAGCGACTCGGTATTGCACGAGCCATTGCAACGAATCCTAAAATAATCATTGCCGATGAACCAGTGTCTGCTCTCGATTTATCTGTTCAAGCACAAGTACTGAACTTTATGAAGGATATTCAGAACGAGTATGGTTTAAGCTATATTTTTATTTCTCATGATTTAGGTGTTGTCAAACATATGTGTGATTACATTGCCATTATGTACAAAGGTCGTTTTGTAGAAACAGGGACAAAAAAGGATATTTATAGCAATCCTCAACATATCTATACAAAACGGTTACTCTCTGCAATTCCTGAAGCTTCACCAGTTGGAAGAGAGAAAAGAAAACGTGAAAGAATTGTACTAGAACATACCTATCAAAAATTACGTAATCAAAGTTTTGATGACAAGGGGCGCGTCTTTGATTTAGTTCCTATCACCAAAACACATTTTGTAGCAGCATCTCCCCATTAA
- a CDS encoding peptide ABC transporter permease, giving the protein MWKTIIRRIIIMIPQLFLLSILVFILAKFMPGDPFTGLITPQTDPSRLEELREEAGLNDPLHIQYIRWISNAIKGDLGNSYTYQRDVGDLIGERALNTFWLSFLSVILLYAIAIPLGILAGRYQNSRIDKTIILYSFVTYAIPTFVLALLFLYLFGYTLDWFPTSGSVDIEQEEGTIEFYWSKFYHLILPAITYALLGTTGIIQYLRSEIIDAKSMDYVRTARGKGIPMRKVYSKHIFRNSLLPIAAFFGFTITGLLGGSIFIETIFGYPGMGQLFISSITSRDYSVITALVMLYGFLTLLGSLLSDIIMSIVDPRIRIE; this is encoded by the coding sequence ATGTGGAAAACGATTATAAGACGAATCATCATCATGATCCCTCAACTTTTTCTATTAAGTATTCTCGTGTTTATATTAGCGAAATTTATGCCTGGGGATCCCTTTACCGGATTAATAACTCCTCAAACCGATCCGAGTAGACTTGAAGAATTAAGAGAAGAAGCAGGATTAAATGATCCATTGCATATTCAATATATTCGATGGATTTCCAATGCTATTAAAGGAGATTTGGGAAATAGCTATACCTATCAACGAGATGTTGGCGATCTTATTGGAGAAAGGGCACTGAATACATTTTGGCTTTCCTTTTTAAGTGTTATTCTACTTTACGCCATTGCCATACCTCTGGGAATTCTAGCTGGACGCTATCAAAATTCCAGAATAGATAAAACGATTATTTTATATAGTTTTGTCACCTATGCCATTCCAACCTTTGTTTTAGCATTATTATTTTTGTATTTATTTGGCTATACGCTCGATTGGTTTCCGACTAGTGGAAGTGTAGATATCGAGCAGGAGGAAGGGACGATAGAATTTTATTGGAGCAAATTTTACCATCTCATTCTCCCAGCTATCACCTATGCACTTTTAGGAACAACGGGCATTATCCAATATTTACGCTCAGAAATCATCGATGCGAAGTCAATGGACTATGTTCGTACAGCAAGAGGTAAAGGAATTCCAATGAGAAAGGTTTACTCAAAGCATATATTCAGAAATTCATTGCTTCCAATCGCGGCTTTTTTTGGCTTTACAATCACTGGATTATTAGGAGGTTCCATTTTTATAGAAACAATTTTTGGCTATCCGGGAATGGGACAACTCTTTATTTCGTCCATCACTTCAAGGGATTATAGCGTAATTACTGCACTTGTAATGCTTTATGGCTTTTTAACCTTATTAGGAAGTCTTCTGTCAGATATTATCATGAGCATTGTAGATCCACGGATTAGAATCGAATAA